From the Nodularia sp. NIES-3585 genome, one window contains:
- a CDS encoding CBS domain-containing protein codes for MSKTVTDVMSRDPIVVRTETPLKEAIQILAEKRISGIPVVDDVGKLVGIISETDLMWQETGVTPPAYIMFLDSVIYLQNPATYERELHKALGQTVGEVMSKNPITISPEKTVKEAAQLMHDRSVHRLPVIDSASQVVGILTRGDIIRAMAAS; via the coding sequence ATGTCTAAAACCGTGACCGATGTAATGAGCCGTGACCCAATTGTTGTCCGGACGGAAACTCCACTCAAGGAAGCTATCCAAATTCTGGCAGAAAAACGCATCAGTGGGATACCTGTTGTGGATGATGTCGGTAAATTGGTAGGCATTATTTCAGAAACAGACTTAATGTGGCAAGAAACTGGTGTAACTCCTCCGGCTTACATCATGTTTCTCGATAGCGTTATATATTTACAAAATCCTGCTACTTACGAACGCGAACTACACAAAGCATTAGGACAAACTGTTGGCGAGGTAATGAGCAAAAATCCTATAACTATTTCTCCAGAAAAAACAGTAAAAGAAGCGGCTCAACTGATGCACGATCGCAGCGTTCACCGCTTACCTGTAATTGACAGCGCGAGTCAAGTCGTTGGTATCCTCACCCGTGGTGATATTATTCGGGCAATGGCAGCTAGTTAA
- a CDS encoding DUF760 domain-containing protein, translated as MSNKSNRVSEFFNGESETSNLLWQYVKSLSPDTVTQLSKPTSSEVFQVMERNIIGLLGNLPSEHFDITVTTSRESLGQLLASAMISGYFLRNAEQRMNFEAVLQGTENNHHEIE; from the coding sequence ATGAGTAACAAATCCAATAGAGTCTCAGAATTCTTTAACGGCGAGTCAGAAACAAGTAACTTACTATGGCAATACGTTAAATCCCTGAGTCCGGACACAGTTACCCAGCTATCCAAACCAACTTCTTCCGAAGTTTTTCAGGTCATGGAGCGTAACATCATCGGATTATTAGGTAACCTACCTTCAGAACACTTCGATATCACAGTCACCACCAGCCGAGAAAGTCTTGGTCAGCTACTCGCTTCTGCCATGATTAGTGGTTATTTTCTGCGGAACGCCGAACAGAGAATGAATTTTGAAGCTGTTTTGCAAGGAACCGAAAATAATCATCACGAAATTGAATAA
- a CDS encoding RNA-guided endonuclease TnpB family protein yields MFNLTYEFKLKPTQKQVLLFEEWLETHRRVYNYALAERKDWYKSRSCQMNACSLHSCYIIPAATPRPTFASQCKSLTAARKQSEYLKRVNAQSLQQTLRRVEKAFVSMWEHNHGFPRFKKPGRMRSFSFPQLGQNPFNNGYVKLPVIGVVKCRQSRSIPEVGVIKQARVVKRVSGWYVMLTIQWDVSPPQPMPHGEALGIDVGITDFIATSNGFFVKRPRFFVDAQCKLKLLQQGVSRKCLGSNNWKKAQKKVALLHEYVANSRKDWHRKLSHQICDSAGMVFVEDLNLVGLSRGMLGKHCLDAGFGKFFNILEQTCFVRDVYFQKVDARKTSQICPNCGVETGKKELSQRTHVCLNCGYTTHRDVAAAQVVLIRGLAAVGHTVKMLAEGKFIGIPVKQEFSRL; encoded by the coding sequence GTGTTTAACCTGACTTACGAATTCAAGCTCAAGCCCACACAAAAACAAGTATTATTGTTTGAAGAATGGTTAGAAACTCATAGACGTGTTTATAACTATGCTTTAGCTGAACGCAAGGACTGGTACAAGTCCCGTAGTTGTCAGATGAACGCTTGTAGTCTCCATAGTTGCTATATAATTCCTGCTGCTACACCACGCCCAACTTTTGCCAGTCAATGCAAGTCCCTGACTGCGGCGAGAAAACAAAGTGAGTATTTAAAACGTGTGAATGCTCAATCTTTGCAGCAAACATTGAGACGAGTGGAAAAGGCTTTTGTAAGTATGTGGGAACATAATCATGGTTTCCCCAGATTTAAAAAGCCGGGACGAATGCGGTCTTTTTCTTTCCCCCAATTAGGGCAAAATCCATTCAACAATGGCTATGTGAAATTACCCGTGATTGGGGTAGTTAAGTGCCGTCAATCTCGCTCAATTCCAGAGGTCGGAGTGATTAAACAAGCACGAGTGGTTAAACGTGTTTCTGGTTGGTACGTGATGTTAACTATCCAGTGGGATGTTAGTCCACCTCAACCCATGCCACACGGGGAAGCACTAGGGATAGATGTGGGAATAACGGATTTTATTGCCACTTCTAATGGTTTTTTCGTCAAGCGTCCGAGGTTTTTTGTTGATGCCCAATGCAAGCTGAAATTGCTGCAACAGGGTGTGAGCAGAAAATGCTTAGGCTCGAACAATTGGAAGAAAGCCCAAAAGAAAGTTGCTTTATTGCATGAGTACGTTGCTAATTCCCGTAAAGATTGGCACAGAAAACTGTCTCACCAAATTTGTGACAGCGCCGGGATGGTGTTTGTTGAAGATTTAAATTTAGTTGGTTTGTCCCGTGGAATGCTGGGTAAGCATTGCTTGGATGCCGGATTTGGAAAATTCTTCAATATTCTTGAACAGACTTGTTTTGTGCGTGATGTCTATTTTCAGAAAGTAGATGCCCGAAAAACCAGTCAGATTTGCCCTAACTGTGGAGTGGAGACAGGCAAAAAGGAGCTTTCACAGCGTACTCATGTTTGTTTGAATTGCGGCTATACAACTCATAGAGATGTTGCGGCCGCACAAGTAGTTCTGATTAGAGGGCTTGCAGCCGTAGGGCATACGGTGAAGATGCTTGCGGAGGGTAAATTCATTGGAATCCCCGTGAAACAAGAATTCTCACGCCTTTAG
- the mutT gene encoding 8-oxo-dGTP diphosphatase MutT yields the protein MSATSSFPPHKIIGVAVIWNDHEQILIDRRLPEGVMGGLWEFPGGKIEPGETIEECIQREIQEELAIEIEVGKHLITIDHTYTHLRVTLAVHHCRLITGIPQPIECDEICWVNLDDLKKFTFPAANSQIIAALKQEAGERGMGAGCRGEKTVTSND from the coding sequence ATGAGTGCAACTAGTTCTTTCCCACCTCACAAAATTATTGGCGTGGCTGTAATTTGGAACGACCATGAGCAAATTTTAATTGATCGCCGTCTTCCAGAAGGTGTCATGGGTGGCTTGTGGGAATTTCCCGGTGGCAAAATTGAGCCTGGTGAAACCATCGAAGAGTGTATTCAACGGGAAATTCAAGAAGAACTAGCAATAGAAATTGAAGTAGGAAAGCATTTGATCACCATTGATCACACTTACACTCACTTACGTGTCACCCTAGCGGTGCATCACTGTCGTCTAATTACAGGTATTCCTCAACCCATAGAATGCGATGAAATTTGCTGGGTAAATTTGGATGACCTAAAAAAATTTACTTTTCCCGCCGCTAATAGTCAAATTATTGCCGCCTTGAAGCAGGAAGCAGGGGAAAGAGGCATGGGTGCAGGGTGTAGGGGGGAGAAGACGGTAACTTCCAATGACTAA